The Methanobrevibacter sp. genome contains a region encoding:
- the cca gene encoding CCA tRNA nucleotidyltransferase, producing the protein MDYNLILKDIKPTSEEKKEIDSLSHNLMNYLQDICDDENIDAKVSLVGSVAKNTALKGKSDIDIFIAFPLDTDKQFLKKAGLKLAHKCCDEFDGDAEHHYASHPYVTADIEGFEVDIVPCYAISKGSELKSAVDRTILHTRYIKENLTQVQEDEVLLLKRFMAMTGTYGSEFKVGGFAGYLCELLILEYGDFESTLNAAINWQYGHVIDLQNYGTAQLFDDPLIVIDPTDANRNVAAALRLNKMAEFIQSCRNYLFSDNKKDYFYPLKRNLNKDDLINEFAKRNSDVIAIRFEIPDIPLDTLHPQLKKTCEALERKLNDEEFNVFKADYWSDEVFTGVILLEMASSKLNDIKVNVGPKVFINKACENFTSKYGRENCYIQGDFLVHSQKRQFSQAIDLVKHIFTKENIRLIKVGKNLKKNIINTYEFINVDEIENDDYLEFLDDFIHPGQYIVR; encoded by the coding sequence ATGGATTATAATCTAATTTTAAAAGACATCAAGCCAACTTCTGAAGAGAAAAAGGAAATCGATAGCTTATCACATAATCTGATGAATTACCTGCAGGATATATGTGATGACGAAAATATTGATGCAAAAGTTTCTCTTGTTGGTTCTGTTGCAAAAAACACTGCATTGAAGGGAAAATCGGATATAGACATATTCATTGCATTTCCTCTGGATACAGATAAACAATTTTTAAAAAAAGCTGGCCTTAAATTGGCCCATAAATGTTGTGATGAATTTGACGGTGATGCTGAACATCATTATGCTTCACACCCATACGTCACAGCAGACATTGAAGGATTTGAGGTTGACATCGTGCCATGTTATGCAATAAGCAAGGGAAGTGAACTCAAATCAGCTGTCGATAGAACAATCTTGCATACTCGTTACATTAAAGAGAATTTAACCCAAGTTCAGGAAGATGAAGTCCTTTTGCTTAAAAGGTTCATGGCAATGACAGGAACTTATGGTTCAGAGTTTAAGGTAGGAGGGTTTGCAGGTTATCTATGCGAGCTGCTTATTTTGGAATATGGTGACTTTGAAAGCACTCTGAATGCAGCCATCAACTGGCAATATGGCCATGTAATAGATTTGCAAAACTATGGGACTGCACAGCTGTTCGATGATCCATTAATTGTAATCGACCCTACAGATGCAAACAGAAATGTTGCGGCCGCTTTGAGATTGAACAAAATGGCGGAATTCATTCAGTCCTGCAGAAATTATTTGTTCTCAGACAATAAGAAAGACTATTTTTACCCTCTTAAAAGGAATTTGAATAAAGATGATTTAATCAATGAATTTGCAAAAAGGAATAGTGATGTCATTGCAATCAGATTTGAGATTCCGGACATTCCTCTTGATACATTGCATCCTCAGCTCAAGAAGACCTGTGAAGCATTGGAGCGCAAGTTAAACGATGAGGAATTCAACGTGTTTAAAGCTGATTATTGGAGCGATGAGGTATTTACAGGTGTGATTTTACTTGAAATGGCTTCATCAAAATTAAATGACATTAAAGTAAATGTCGGTCCAAAAGTATTCATTAACAAGGCCTGCGAGAACTTCACATCAAAATACGGTCGTGAAAACTGCTATATTCAAGGCGACTTCCTGGTACACTCACAGAAAAGGCAATTTAGCCAAGCCATTGATTTGGTTAAGCATATTTTCACAAAAGAGAATATTCGACTTATTAAAGTTGGAAAAAACCTCAAGAAGAATATTATTAATACTTATGAATTTATAAATGTCGATGAAATCGAAAATGATGATTATCTTGAATTCTTAGACGATTTTATTCATCCTGGACAGTATATTGTAAGGTGA
- the thpR gene encoding RNA 2',3'-cyclic phosphodiesterase, with translation MSQVRAFLAIDLDDDLKPRINRIIKEFKSINTKIKYVELANLHLTLKFFGDIDTNGLNLLENKIAEAVSDFEPFDIQIKGCGVFPNNNHIKVIWIGIDEDSIIRQLHDRLDGEFSKLGFDKDRRFSTHLTIGRMKTAKNKDKVKKTIEEFSNVEIGQMTVDRISLKKSTLTPAGPIYEDLKVFEL, from the coding sequence ATGTCACAGGTACGAGCATTTTTAGCAATTGATTTGGATGATGACTTAAAGCCAAGGATTAATAGAATTATTAAAGAGTTCAAGTCCATCAATACCAAAATCAAGTATGTTGAATTGGCTAACCTGCATTTGACCTTGAAATTCTTTGGCGATATAGATACAAACGGTTTGAATTTGCTTGAAAATAAAATTGCAGAAGCCGTATCTGATTTCGAACCTTTCGACATTCAAATCAAAGGTTGCGGAGTATTTCCGAATAACAATCATATAAAAGTGATATGGATTGGAATCGATGAAGACAGCATTATCAGGCAATTGCATGATAGACTGGATGGCGAATTTTCCAAATTGGGCTTTGATAAGGACAGGAGATTCTCTACTCATTTGACTATCGGGCGCATGAAAACGGCAAAAAATAAAGATAAGGTCAAAAAAACAATTGAAGAGTTTAGCAATGTTGAAATTGGTCAGATGACTGTTGACAGGATATCTCTAAAGAAATCTACCCTAACGCCTGCAGGTCCAATATATGAAGATTTGAAAGTTTTTGAATTGTGA